A genomic window from Pantoea alhagi includes:
- a CDS encoding LysE family translocator, translating into MTELLAVITITILAVISPGPDFAMVSRNSLLLSRRAGLLTAFGIGLGVLVHVSYTLFGVGLLIQQSLWLFNAIKLAGAVYLIWLGIKMLRTKASGAVTDSRVAPLSDLGALRTGFLTNALNPKTTIFIVSLFMQVVKPETPLMVQIGYGLFISVAHMVWFSLVGLCFSAGMVRDRFLAVRHWIDRTFGGLLVIFGVLLALASRTR; encoded by the coding sequence ATGACTGAACTGCTAGCTGTTATCACCATCACAATACTCGCCGTCATCAGCCCCGGGCCCGATTTTGCCATGGTTTCACGCAACAGCCTGTTGCTGTCGCGCCGCGCGGGGCTGCTGACGGCATTCGGGATCGGACTGGGCGTTCTTGTCCACGTCTCGTACACGCTGTTTGGCGTGGGGCTGCTGATACAGCAGTCGCTCTGGCTGTTTAACGCCATCAAGCTGGCCGGCGCCGTTTACCTTATCTGGCTGGGCATAAAAATGCTTCGCACAAAAGCCAGCGGGGCGGTGACTGACAGCCGGGTTGCTCCCCTGTCAGATCTGGGGGCCCTGCGCACCGGATTCCTGACAAATGCACTGAATCCCAAAACCACTATTTTTATCGTCAGCCTCTTTATGCAGGTGGTGAAGCCTGAGACGCCGCTGATGGTACAGATTGGCTATGGACTGTTTATCTCGGTGGCACATATGGTCTGGTTCAGCCTTGTGGGGCTGTGCTTTTCTGCGGGCATGGTCCGCGACCGCTTTCTGGCCGTGCGTCACTGGATAGACAGAACTTTCGGCGGCCTGCTGGTGATTTTTGGCGTGCTGCTTGCGTTAGCCAGCCGGACGCGTTAA
- a CDS encoding GNAT family N-acetyltransferase, protein MEISWKALRGSSLSARQLHDILALRIAVFVVEQTCPFQDIDGQDLPESTLHVAGYSNEKLVAYARVLHVDDSPDAAKITRVIVDDAFRGQKLGVRLMEKTMSLIHDYEPGKAIKLSAQSHLVRFYEGFGFKTVSGEYLDDGIPHKDMEYADA, encoded by the coding sequence ATGGAAATAAGCTGGAAGGCATTGCGGGGCAGCAGCCTCAGCGCACGGCAGCTGCATGATATTCTGGCGCTGCGCATCGCGGTCTTTGTCGTGGAGCAGACGTGCCCGTTTCAGGATATTGACGGGCAGGATCTGCCTGAGAGTACCCTCCACGTTGCCGGCTACAGCAACGAAAAGCTTGTCGCCTACGCAAGGGTGCTGCATGTGGATGACTCTCCTGATGCGGCGAAAATCACGCGGGTGATTGTTGATGACGCATTCAGGGGACAGAAACTGGGCGTCAGGCTGATGGAAAAAACGATGTCCCTTATTCACGATTATGAGCCGGGCAAGGCGATAAAGCTCTCGGCACAGTCTCACCTCGTCAGGTTCTATGAGGGATTCGGGTTTAAAACGGTGTCCGGTGAATACCTGGATGACGGCATCCCCCATAAAGACATGGAGTATGCGGACGCCTGA
- a CDS encoding LysR family transcriptional regulator — protein sequence MFSDKNCESGSPLFSPRLPSLIALRSFEAAARLENFSRAAAELHITHGAVSRAVRLLEDELGVLLFERRSRRVFLTDAGHRLARAVGEGLEVMQQAVDALRASARQRQRWVLSCEPTLLMRWLIPRWPAFQAQHAGTDIHLAAGGGPFSFASGLDLAIRRDDFDWPESYHAAPLFMEKVGPVCRPDKVSRWFTSTASGPVPAPDAERLHTRTRPDAWQSWASAAGQPAAGTGGQVFDHFYFSLQAAVAGLGVAIGSWYQVCDDLESGVLAAPQGFTEDGSRYYLLSPEPFEPGSLQAELLAWLRTLIAPQ from the coding sequence ATGTTTTCTGACAAAAACTGTGAGTCTGGATCACCACTATTTTCTCCTCGTCTGCCCTCACTGATTGCCTTACGCAGTTTTGAAGCCGCGGCGCGCCTTGAGAACTTCAGCCGGGCGGCCGCTGAGCTTCATATTACCCACGGCGCGGTCAGCCGGGCGGTGCGACTGCTCGAAGACGAACTGGGCGTGCTTCTCTTTGAGCGACGCAGTCGTCGCGTCTTCCTGACCGATGCCGGCCACAGGCTTGCCCGTGCGGTTGGCGAAGGGCTTGAGGTCATGCAGCAGGCCGTTGACGCCCTGCGCGCCAGCGCGCGACAGCGGCAGCGGTGGGTATTGTCCTGCGAACCCACGCTGCTGATGCGCTGGCTGATACCGCGCTGGCCGGCCTTTCAGGCGCAGCATGCTGGCACTGACATACATCTGGCGGCCGGTGGCGGCCCTTTTTCATTTGCCAGCGGCCTGGACCTGGCTATTCGGCGTGATGATTTCGACTGGCCGGAAAGCTATCACGCCGCTCCTCTCTTTATGGAAAAGGTCGGACCGGTATGCCGCCCGGACAAAGTATCCCGGTGGTTTACCTCAACGGCGTCCGGCCCCGTACCGGCGCCGGACGCTGAGCGCCTCCATACCCGTACGCGCCCGGATGCCTGGCAGTCGTGGGCCAGCGCCGCAGGGCAGCCCGCAGCCGGCACGGGGGGGCAGGTTTTCGACCATTTTTACTTCAGCCTGCAGGCCGCCGTGGCCGGACTTGGCGTGGCAATTGGTTCGTGGTACCAGGTCTGTGACGATCTGGAGAGCGGCGTGCTGGCGGCACCGCAGGGTTTTACTGAGGATGGTTCACGCTACTACCTGCTGTCACCGGAACCGTTTGAGCCGGGCAGCCTGCAGGCTGAACTACTTGCCTGGCTCCGCACCCTGATCGCGCCTCAGTAG